From one Humulus lupulus chromosome 8, drHumLupu1.1, whole genome shotgun sequence genomic stretch:
- the LOC133797419 gene encoding large ribosomal subunit protein P1-like: MSVGEQACSYAVMALHDDGIPITAEKIATLVGAANLKVESYWFSLFAKLAEKRNIDDLIVSGGAGGGGGAVAAVPLAASGGGAAAAAPAAEEKKEEPKEESDEDMGFSLFD, from the exons ATGTCGGTCGGAGAGCAGGCTTGCAGCTATGCCGTTATGGCCCTCCATGACGATGGAATCCCTATCACT GCTGAGAAGATTGCCACCTTGGTGGGTGCTGCTAACTTGAAAGTTGAATCTTACTGGTTCAGCCTCTTTGCTAAGCTTGCTGAGAAGCGCAACATCGATGACCTTATTGTGAGTGGTGGTGCCGGCGGTGGTGGTGGTGCTGTTGCTGCTGTTCCCCTCGCTGCTTCTGGTGGCGGTGCAGCTGCTGCTGCCCCCGCtgctgaggagaagaag GAAGAACCTAAGGAAGAGAGTGACGAAGACATGGGTTTCAGTCTGTTTGATTAG